In Methanosarcina siciliae T4/M, one genomic interval encodes:
- a CDS encoding DUF357 domain-containing protein encodes MPADLNEKVNRYEDMLKRALQKAKYIPIPNSHMRAVAEDYYTMATAYYKDGIYFLENGDPVNALASFSYGHAWLDAGAKLGVFVVDDETLFTI; translated from the coding sequence ATGCCTGCCGATTTGAACGAAAAGGTCAACCGATACGAGGATATGTTGAAAAGGGCTCTTCAGAAAGCAAAGTATATTCCGATCCCTAATTCCCATATGCGTGCAGTTGCAGAGGACTATTACACAATGGCAACAGCCTACTATAAGGACGGGATCTACTTTCTTGAAAATGGAGACCCTGTAAATGCCCTGGCTTCTTTCAGTTATGGGCACGCCTGGCTTGATGCCGGAGCAAAACTCGGGGTTTTTGTCGTGGACGATGAGACTCTTTTTACGATTTGA
- a CDS encoding HAD family hydrolase, translating to MENARKNVQQDRQKTLKAVLFDMDNTLFDFVAVKLIACREILSYLGERDRNLKKEPAELFAYFLRGTYGFEDYENIKDYMQERKLFTEQAYLQCCEIYDREKLEKLELYPGVKETLEGLKKLGLRLAIITDADRYHALTRLTKVGLLDSFELLVSADMTGTKKPNPAHFLFALEALGIKPEESLVVGDSLKKDMAPARRLGLKTAYASYGDWRPLEVIEPCFDFQLNTFPDLVKCISSLTGVHVETD from the coding sequence ATGGAAAACGCTCGGAAGAATGTACAGCAAGATCGCCAGAAAACTCTGAAAGCTGTTCTCTTTGATATGGACAATACTCTTTTTGATTTCGTAGCCGTAAAACTAATAGCATGCAGGGAGATCCTTTCCTATCTTGGAGAGAGGGACAGGAACCTTAAGAAGGAACCTGCAGAACTTTTCGCATATTTCCTCAGGGGAACTTACGGGTTTGAAGACTATGAAAACATAAAGGACTACATGCAGGAGCGAAAACTTTTCACAGAGCAGGCATATCTACAGTGCTGTGAGATCTATGATAGGGAAAAACTGGAGAAACTCGAACTTTATCCCGGGGTAAAGGAGACACTTGAGGGATTGAAAAAACTTGGTCTCAGGCTCGCGATAATAACCGATGCCGATAGATATCATGCCCTTACAAGACTCACAAAGGTCGGACTTCTTGATTCCTTCGAGCTCCTGGTGTCTGCGGATATGACCGGTACGAAAAAACCGAACCCTGCCCATTTTCTCTTTGCTCTCGAAGCCCTCGGAATTAAACCTGAAGAAAGCCTGGTTGTGGGGGATAGCCTCAAAAAAGACATGGCTCCTGCCCGTCGGTTGGGACTGAAAACAGCATATGCATCTTATGGAGACTGGAGGCCTTTAGAAGTAATTGAGCCGTGCTTTGATTTTCAACTCAACACATTTCCGGACCTGGTAAAATGTATCAGCAGCCTGACCGGGGTTCATGTGGAGACTGATTAA
- a CDS encoding chorismate mutase, producing MSELESVRKEIEEIDREILSLIDKRVNLAERVLESKRINGTSINDRKQNEVVINRALNTATELNLDLGSIKEIFEILIRMSIERQNELSGKGSLP from the coding sequence TTGAGTGAACTTGAATCCGTCCGCAAAGAAATAGAGGAAATTGACAGGGAAATCCTTTCCCTTATTGATAAAAGGGTCAACCTTGCCGAGAGAGTTCTTGAATCAAAAAGAATAAATGGAACTTCCATAAATGACCGTAAGCAAAACGAGGTTGTAATCAACAGGGCATTAAACACTGCAACCGAACTCAACCTTGATTTAGGATCGATAAAGGAAATATTTGAAATTCTTATCAGGATGAGTATCGAACGCCAGAACGAATTAAGTGGAAAGGGAAGCCTGCCCTGA
- a CDS encoding phosphate uptake regulator PhoU, giving the protein METRKVQQTGGSTYIISLPKQWAEKVGIETGTRVSIQAQPDGKLLIDPILEGRTIKTKRIDVTGYEARTLERDIIAAYLYGYDRMEFTSKKILAEQKQVIRKVCYKLIGPEIIEESSNGVVIQDLLNPNELHIKKGIHRMFLIAGSMQKDAIRALKNIDHDLALDVSQRDDEVDRLCLLISKQFRSVLCGGRMPDSSETSIEEYHDFRMAASPIERIADHSQRIANVASKMQEPVREDVMEVIENLSNTYMELVQQAIDALYNADTSLANQVIDSIDSMRLRVKELHASILKLESHEIMISLGMIVDSLSRIGDLGSNIAEIAINSAIKDR; this is encoded by the coding sequence ATAGAGACCAGAAAAGTACAGCAGACGGGCGGATCCACTTATATCATTTCTCTCCCGAAACAGTGGGCCGAAAAAGTAGGAATCGAAACAGGGACGAGAGTTTCCATTCAGGCTCAGCCAGACGGAAAACTGTTAATTGACCCTATTCTGGAAGGACGCACGATAAAAACGAAAAGAATCGATGTGACAGGATATGAAGCCAGAACCCTGGAAAGGGATATCATTGCTGCATACCTCTATGGCTATGACAGAATGGAGTTTACCTCAAAAAAGATACTTGCCGAGCAGAAACAGGTCATCCGGAAGGTCTGTTACAAACTCATAGGCCCTGAAATCATTGAGGAAAGCTCAAACGGCGTGGTCATTCAGGACCTTCTTAATCCCAATGAACTCCACATTAAAAAAGGCATACACAGGATGTTCCTGATTGCAGGCTCCATGCAAAAAGATGCCATACGAGCCCTCAAAAATATTGACCACGACCTTGCTCTTGATGTAAGCCAGAGGGATGACGAAGTCGACAGGTTGTGTCTCCTTATTTCCAAACAGTTCCGTTCCGTTCTCTGCGGCGGGAGAATGCCCGATTCCTCGGAAACAAGTATCGAGGAATACCATGACTTCAGAATGGCGGCAAGCCCTATAGAAAGAATAGCAGATCATTCACAAAGGATTGCAAACGTTGCCTCCAAAATGCAGGAGCCGGTCAGAGAAGATGTAATGGAAGTCATAGAGAACCTCAGCAATACCTACATGGAACTTGTTCAGCAGGCAATAGACGCCCTTTACAATGCTGACACTTCTCTTGCAAACCAGGTAATAGACAGCATAGATAGTATGCGCCTGCGTGTAAAAGAACTTCATGCCTCCATTCTCAAACTTGAGTCCCATGAAATCATGATTTCCCTCGGAATGATAGTGGACAGCCTTTCCAGGATAGGAGACCTTGGATCTAACATAGCCGAGATAGCCATAAATTCCGCGATAAAAGACAGGTAA
- a CDS encoding tetratricopeptide repeat protein, which produces MNSGEQKDKSFAREGKREITETEKGAVSEDMHVPDELEKTKGEEVSDEILAAELNECGLDLLRLGKSNEAIVAFDKAIEKDPENIYLLNNKAAALESFGRFEEALQFYQKAVEIDSEDADIWNNMAFSYSQLGEYKRAIEAYGKALELRPDYPNAWYGKALNLSQAGNYEKAVEAYEKVLEENSDYKEAWVGKGIALGQMGRYDEAIIAYDKAIEIDPGFLEAWYYKGVDLDSLGSHGQALKAYEKAVELDPENDDAWNNMGIDLENLEKYEEAINAFDKAIAINSENSDVWYNKGFTLSQMHRFEEAVEAYRKATQLDSEYLEAYTSLGFVLAQLKRFEEALETYEKALELDPKAADSWFGKAVCLSFLGREEEAEDAYRKAVEIDPRYAEIGGDIQ; this is translated from the coding sequence ATGAACTCTGGAGAACAAAAGGATAAATCTTTTGCAAGAGAAGGAAAAAGAGAAATAACCGAAACAGAAAAGGGGGCCGTTTCCGAGGATATGCACGTACCGGACGAATTGGAAAAAACGAAAGGAGAGGAAGTCAGCGACGAAATTCTTGCAGCCGAGCTTAATGAATGTGGCCTTGACCTTCTCAGGCTTGGCAAGTCCAACGAAGCAATAGTTGCCTTTGATAAGGCGATTGAAAAAGACCCGGAGAATATTTATCTTTTGAATAATAAGGCGGCAGCTCTCGAAAGCTTTGGAAGGTTCGAAGAAGCTCTCCAATTCTATCAAAAAGCTGTTGAAATCGATTCCGAAGATGCAGACATATGGAATAACATGGCTTTTTCCTACTCCCAGTTGGGAGAATATAAAAGAGCAATAGAAGCTTACGGGAAAGCTCTTGAACTCAGGCCGGACTATCCAAACGCATGGTATGGAAAAGCCCTGAACCTCAGCCAGGCAGGGAATTATGAGAAGGCCGTTGAAGCCTATGAGAAAGTCCTTGAAGAAAATTCGGATTATAAAGAAGCCTGGGTAGGAAAGGGTATTGCCCTCGGACAAATGGGGCGCTACGATGAAGCAATAATTGCGTACGATAAAGCAATCGAAATAGACCCCGGTTTTCTAGAAGCCTGGTATTACAAAGGAGTAGACCTTGATAGCCTTGGCAGTCACGGGCAAGCTCTGAAAGCCTATGAAAAAGCCGTGGAACTCGACCCTGAAAATGACGATGCCTGGAATAATATGGGGATAGACCTGGAAAACCTGGAAAAGTATGAGGAAGCAATCAACGCTTTTGATAAAGCAATTGCGATCAACTCTGAAAACTCCGATGTATGGTATAATAAAGGTTTTACCCTAAGCCAGATGCATAGGTTTGAAGAAGCTGTTGAAGCATACAGAAAAGCTACACAGCTTGACTCCGAGTATCTGGAAGCCTATACAAGCCTCGGTTTTGTACTGGCTCAGCTCAAACGCTTTGAAGAAGCCCTGGAAACCTACGAAAAAGCACTTGAACTCGATCCGAAAGCTGCCGATTCCTGGTTTGGAAAAGCCGTCTGCCTGAGTTTCCTCGGACGTGAGGAAGAAGCTGAAGACGCTTATAGAAAAGCTGTGGAAATCGACCCAAGGTATGCGGAGATAGGAGGAGACATTCAGTAA
- a CDS encoding MarR family transcriptional regulator: MDPLEKIFGKTAQMTVLKNLIEHQNESTYLSGIAEETGLSHSSVSRVITPLIESGIVIEKPLGKQIRTFQLNMESDATRLIIDFYNRINQMLE; this comes from the coding sequence ATGGATCCACTTGAAAAAATCTTTGGAAAAACTGCACAGATGACCGTGCTTAAAAACCTGATCGAGCACCAGAACGAGTCAACTTACCTATCGGGAATAGCTGAAGAAACCGGTTTGTCTCACTCCAGCGTATCAAGAGTCATTACCCCACTAATTGAGTCGGGTATTGTCATCGAAAAACCTCTTGGAAAGCAAATCCGGACATTCCAGCTGAATATGGAAAGCGACGCGACAAGATTGATCATAGATTTTTACAATAGAATTAATCAAATGCTGGAATAA
- a CDS encoding tetratricopeptide repeat protein, whose product MTSNEWYSKGVALQELKRYKEALDAYNKALEISPDNPKILFNKGLVLKSLMKYDEALDAFDRALEINPTDAKTWCFKAELLLGIMKYEEALDAFYRAVSLAPEDPEVWYRRGMALREMRAYEDAMDDLEKAIRLYSKNYDISSMSASEWCKKGMGLCKIKSYQEALDAFNRALELNPTNGKALYNKGVALRWLGKNEEAKLYLEKAVEVFDGKIKANPENARFWYNKGIALRDLERYKEALEAFEKAIDINPSFTKAWIGKGIVYDRVKKHQKAMEAYERAVDINPLYSDLV is encoded by the coding sequence ATGACTTCGAATGAATGGTATAGTAAAGGCGTTGCACTCCAAGAACTAAAAAGGTATAAAGAAGCTCTGGATGCATACAACAAAGCTCTGGAAATAAGCCCTGACAATCCAAAAATTCTGTTTAACAAAGGGCTTGTCCTCAAAAGCCTCATGAAGTACGATGAAGCTCTTGATGCTTTTGATAGGGCACTTGAGATCAACCCTACTGATGCTAAAACCTGGTGCTTCAAAGCTGAGCTCCTCCTTGGGATCATGAAGTATGAGGAAGCTCTTGATGCATTTTACCGGGCTGTATCCCTGGCTCCTGAAGATCCGGAAGTATGGTACAGGCGGGGAATGGCTCTGAGGGAGATGCGGGCATATGAAGATGCTATGGACGACCTTGAGAAAGCTATCCGGCTCTATTCAAAGAACTACGACATCAGCTCCATGAGTGCAAGCGAATGGTGCAAGAAAGGAATGGGGCTTTGCAAAATAAAGAGTTATCAGGAGGCTCTTGATGCTTTCAACAGAGCACTTGAGTTAAACCCGACTAACGGAAAAGCCCTCTACAACAAAGGAGTGGCCCTGCGCTGGCTTGGGAAAAACGAAGAAGCAAAACTGTATCTTGAGAAAGCAGTGGAGGTTTTTGACGGCAAGATCAAAGCAAATCCCGAGAACGCAAGGTTCTGGTACAACAAAGGAATTGCCCTGAGAGATCTTGAGAGATACAAAGAAGCTCTGGAAGCCTTCGAAAAAGCCATTGACATCAACCCGAGTTTTACAAAAGCGTGGATTGGCAAAGGAATAGTATACGACAGAGTAAAGAAGCATCAGAAAGCAATGGAAGCTTACGAAAGGGCAGTCGATATAAATCCCTTATATTCAGACCTGGTTTAA
- the trxB gene encoding thioredoxin-disulfide reductase: MYDLIIIGGGPAGLAAGIYAVRFGLDTLILEKSEISGQISMSDIVENYPGFPSISGLELMEKYKAHAQEAGVKTKITEVLSVRTEGTRKIVSTDSGDLEAKALIIATGANPKHLGVPGEEEFISKGVSYCAICDGPFFKNKTVVVVGGGNSAVTDALLLSKVAQKVYLVHRRDRLKAAKVLQDRALATPNIEFILNTLVQEIAGSREGVKKVEKVILQDLNTKESRELSTNGVFIYVGIRPNTEFVNVEKNNEGFIMTDRWMETSEKGIYAAGDCRDTPIWQLVAAVRDGAIAATAANEYIESLK, encoded by the coding sequence ATGTACGACCTGATAATCATAGGAGGAGGGCCTGCAGGGCTTGCAGCGGGAATTTACGCTGTACGTTTCGGGCTTGACACTCTTATTCTGGAAAAAAGCGAGATCAGTGGCCAGATCTCGATGTCAGATATTGTAGAAAACTATCCTGGCTTTCCGTCAATTTCCGGACTTGAGTTGATGGAAAAATATAAAGCTCATGCTCAGGAAGCCGGGGTTAAGACCAAAATTACGGAAGTTCTCTCGGTCCGGACCGAAGGGACAAGGAAAATAGTCTCAACAGATAGTGGGGACCTGGAAGCAAAAGCCTTAATCATTGCCACAGGCGCAAATCCAAAGCACCTGGGTGTACCCGGAGAGGAGGAATTTATCAGCAAGGGAGTATCCTACTGCGCAATCTGCGATGGGCCTTTTTTCAAAAATAAAACTGTAGTTGTGGTGGGAGGCGGCAACTCAGCTGTTACGGATGCTCTTCTTCTTTCAAAGGTTGCCCAGAAGGTGTATCTCGTCCACAGGCGGGACCGTTTGAAGGCTGCAAAAGTCCTTCAGGACAGGGCACTTGCAACTCCGAACATCGAATTCATCCTCAATACTCTTGTCCAGGAAATAGCAGGAAGCCGGGAAGGGGTCAAGAAGGTCGAAAAAGTTATCCTGCAAGACCTCAACACCAAAGAATCAAGAGAACTTTCGACCAATGGGGTTTTCATCTATGTGGGCATCCGGCCGAACACCGAATTTGTTAATGTGGAAAAGAATAATGAAGGCTTCATCATGACCGACCGCTGGATGGAAACCTCGGAAAAGGGAATTTATGCCGCAGGTGACTGCCGTGACACCCCGATCTGGCAACTTGTAGCAGCAGTGAGAGATGGAGCAATCGCAGCCACGGCTGCAAATGAATATATTGAAAGCCTGAAATAA
- the dph5 gene encoding diphthine synthase codes for MLTFIGLGLFDEYDISLKGLEAVREADLVYAEFYTSCLMGTNPEKMEKLYGKKVHLLFREDVEQQPTWLDEAKDKNVVFLTGGDTMVSTTHVDLRLRAEKLGIETHLIHGASIASAVSGLTGLQNYRFGKSASIPYPYESRRGARIISETPYDTIKKNSELGLHTMVFLDIDKDKGYMTVNHALELLLEVENRRGEGIMDRAVAVGIARAGSEKPVVKADYAENLKGFDFGKPLHILVVPGKLHFLEAEALVKLASGPEEIMEETE; via the coding sequence ATGCTCACATTTATAGGGCTGGGCCTTTTTGACGAATACGATATTTCCTTAAAAGGACTTGAGGCTGTCCGGGAAGCTGACCTTGTGTACGCAGAATTTTATACTTCCTGCCTCATGGGAACAAACCCTGAAAAAATGGAAAAGCTCTATGGAAAGAAAGTCCATTTGCTCTTTAGGGAAGACGTGGAACAGCAGCCCACCTGGCTGGACGAAGCAAAAGACAAAAATGTCGTCTTCCTCACAGGCGGGGACACAATGGTCTCCACAACCCATGTTGACCTGCGCCTCAGGGCAGAAAAGCTAGGTATAGAAACCCACCTGATTCATGGGGCATCCATCGCTTCAGCTGTCTCGGGGCTTACCGGGCTTCAGAACTACCGCTTTGGGAAATCCGCAAGTATTCCATACCCATATGAAAGTCGTAGAGGGGCCAGGATAATTTCGGAAACTCCTTATGACACCATAAAAAAGAACTCCGAACTTGGCCTCCACACCATGGTTTTTCTGGACATCGATAAAGATAAAGGGTATATGACCGTCAACCATGCGCTCGAACTCCTGCTCGAAGTTGAGAATCGAAGAGGAGAAGGGATAATGGACAGGGCTGTTGCTGTGGGAATTGCAAGAGCCGGCTCTGAGAAACCTGTGGTAAAAGCTGACTACGCGGAAAACCTGAAGGGCTTTGATTTTGGAAAGCCTCTCCATATCCTGGTGGTTCCCGGAAAACTGCATTTCCTCGAAGCTGAAGCTCTTGTGAAACTTGCATCCGGGCCTGAGGAAATCATGGAAGAGACGGAATAA
- a CDS encoding shikimate kinase produces MTFEGYACAFGAGTIINAIATWKGAAFGIDLKTFAETSLSEGKSGIEGSIDGMPEGDTRLMEHCVELVLELFGLELEGTIKTGSEIPIAGGLKSSSAAANASVLATLRAVGETLPPLEIVKLGVRAAKEVGVTVTGAFDDACASFLGGIVVTDNRKMELVRREEADSKVLIFAPAKKAFSADTNVKRSRLIAPYVEMAYELALKGEYERAMTLNGFLYCGALGFDTEYMLRALECGVTGVSLSGTGPSYAALVKAEQVKELKSAWESCGIEGKIIETSISNRDAISFKGRGPLE; encoded by the coding sequence ATGACATTTGAAGGGTATGCCTGCGCTTTCGGGGCCGGGACCATAATAAACGCCATAGCTACCTGGAAAGGTGCAGCATTCGGGATAGACTTAAAAACCTTTGCAGAGACGTCTCTCTCCGAGGGAAAATCAGGCATTGAAGGCTCAATAGATGGAATGCCTGAAGGAGACACTCGCCTTATGGAACACTGCGTAGAACTCGTCCTTGAGCTGTTCGGACTTGAACTCGAAGGTACTATAAAAACGGGAAGTGAAATCCCCATTGCAGGGGGACTAAAGAGCAGTAGTGCTGCAGCAAACGCTTCAGTCCTTGCAACCCTCAGGGCAGTTGGTGAGACTCTCCCTCCTCTTGAAATAGTAAAACTGGGCGTAAGAGCTGCAAAAGAAGTGGGAGTTACGGTAACAGGAGCTTTTGACGATGCCTGTGCTTCTTTTTTAGGCGGGATTGTTGTTACTGACAACCGAAAAATGGAACTTGTCAGGCGCGAAGAAGCCGACTCAAAAGTCTTGATATTTGCCCCTGCAAAAAAAGCTTTCAGTGCAGATACAAATGTGAAGCGTTCCCGGCTGATTGCCCCATATGTAGAAATGGCATACGAGCTCGCCCTCAAAGGGGAGTACGAACGTGCAATGACACTTAATGGCTTTCTCTACTGCGGAGCCCTTGGTTTTGATACGGAATACATGCTCAGGGCTCTGGAATGCGGAGTGACGGGAGTCAGCCTTTCAGGTACCGGCCCTTCCTATGCAGCCCTTGTGAAGGCAGAACAGGTAAAAGAGCTTAAATCTGCATGGGAAAGCTGCGGTATAGAAGGAAAGATCATAGAAACCAGTATAAGTAACAGAGACGCAATATCTTTTAAAGGGAGGGGTCCTCTTGAGTGA
- a CDS encoding response regulator, with product MHNINLDREILKLIEEQPEISEREIAHTLSVSEELVKLRISSLHDIREKILIMGHGNNVHNNLQKVLEAENYNVVSTLDNFSALETVNAEKPDLVLLDTDMDAFEICRQLKASPRHWWVPVMMLSERDKTEDGVKAFNSGADDYITMPLNPLELKARVGMILRRCRI from the coding sequence ATGCATAACATTAATCTTGACCGTGAAATTTTAAAGCTTATAGAAGAACAACCTGAGATCAGTGAAAGAGAGATTGCCCACACTCTTTCTGTTTCGGAAGAGCTGGTTAAACTACGGATTTCAAGCCTTCATGATATTAGAGAAAAAATTCTGATTATGGGACACGGGAACAATGTTCACAATAACCTTCAGAAGGTCCTTGAAGCCGAAAACTATAACGTTGTCAGTACCTTGGACAACTTTTCAGCCCTTGAAACAGTAAATGCGGAAAAACCAGACCTTGTACTACTTGATACGGATATGGATGCCTTTGAAATCTGCAGGCAGCTCAAAGCCAGCCCAAGGCACTGGTGGGTCCCTGTTATGATGCTGAGTGAGAGGGATAAAACGGAAGATGGTGTCAAAGCCTTTAACTCTGGAGCTGACGATTACATTACTATGCCTTTAAATCCTCTGGAATTGAAGGCAAGAGTAGGGATGATCCTGAGACGTTGCCGGATTTGA
- a CDS encoding carbohydrate kinase family protein: MDRIISVVGHTALDYIVDVEKIAGKNESSPVIDYEEYPGGGAANIAVAIAKLGGKSQLVSPVGMDFSSSGYEQLLKDARVDLSHLYIIETLKLSKAFIFTDREDNQTTYFYWGASSKFKELEPEPVDFVHLATADCVYNAKIAQVAGFVSFDPGQDLVTYSQEKLEAILAHTDILFANRHEIKRVSEMTGKSFSELRAMIEVIVITYDAEGSRIYTDDEEWEIPVVSVKAVDPTGAGDAYRAGFLLAYTRGYSLPTCGKIGSTVASFAVQSRGCQTSLPTWEDMKSRYETSFGKLEAEG; the protein is encoded by the coding sequence ATGGACAGAATAATTTCCGTAGTGGGGCATACTGCCCTTGATTACATCGTTGATGTTGAAAAAATAGCAGGAAAAAACGAGTCTTCACCTGTAATTGACTATGAAGAGTATCCTGGCGGAGGGGCTGCAAATATTGCAGTTGCCATTGCAAAGCTGGGAGGAAAAAGCCAGCTGGTATCTCCTGTCGGAATGGATTTTTCAAGTTCAGGATATGAGCAGCTTCTCAAGGATGCACGTGTTGACCTCTCCCATCTTTACATCATTGAAACCCTGAAGCTTTCCAAGGCTTTCATTTTCACGGATAGGGAAGACAACCAGACTACCTATTTTTACTGGGGAGCGTCCTCAAAGTTCAAAGAACTTGAACCTGAACCCGTGGATTTTGTACACCTGGCAACAGCAGACTGCGTCTACAACGCAAAGATCGCTCAAGTTGCCGGTTTTGTCTCCTTTGATCCGGGGCAGGACCTGGTGACTTACTCACAAGAAAAACTCGAGGCAATCCTTGCCCACACTGATATTCTCTTTGCAAACCGGCACGAAATTAAACGGGTTTCGGAGATGACCGGGAAAAGCTTCTCCGAGCTCAGGGCTATGATTGAGGTCATTGTTATAACATACGATGCAGAAGGCAGTAGAATTTACACCGACGATGAAGAATGGGAAATTCCTGTAGTTTCTGTAAAGGCCGTAGACCCCACCGGAGCAGGAGATGCTTACAGGGCAGGTTTTTTGCTCGCCTACACCCGGGGGTATTCCCTTCCCACATGCGGAAAAATAGGATCAACTGTAGCTTCCTTTGCGGTACAGTCCCGGGGCTGCCAGACCAGCCTTCCAACCTGGGAAGATATGAAATCCCGCTATGAAACCAGCTTCGGAAAACTGGAAGCAGAGGGCTGA
- a CDS encoding DUF555 domain-containing protein produces the protein MKNFHVVLEAAWLVRDVKTADDAIGVAISEAGKRLNPKLDFVEVDVGSTSCPACGEPFSSVFVAANTALVGLIFEMKVFDAESAEHAERIAKSVIGKSLRDIPLTVVEVTEFERSVEKGEQQQKGKAKK, from the coding sequence ATGAAGAACTTTCATGTGGTACTTGAAGCAGCTTGGTTGGTTAGAGATGTAAAAACGGCTGACGATGCAATAGGGGTTGCGATTTCCGAGGCTGGAAAACGCCTTAACCCCAAACTGGATTTTGTAGAGGTTGATGTGGGATCTACGTCCTGCCCGGCATGTGGTGAGCCTTTTAGCAGTGTTTTCGTAGCGGCAAATACCGCACTTGTAGGGCTTATTTTTGAGATGAAGGTTTTTGATGCTGAATCTGCGGAACATGCTGAAAGGATCGCAAAATCCGTCATAGGCAAGTCTCTCCGCGATATCCCGTTGACAGTTGTCGAAGTCACGGAATTCGAAAGGTCAGTTGAGAAAGGCGAGCAGCAGCAGAAAGGAAAGGCGAAAAAATAA
- a CDS encoding diphthine--ammonia ligase, producing the protein MKLAALISGGKDSIFAIHKALEEGHEVTHLINIIPARDDSYMYHSINLHMVELISAASEIPLIQQESSGIKELELDDLTLALKRVNVDGVSVGAIESQYQASRVQKICDSLGLEVYAPLWHRDPEELLNEMAKVLDIRIVRVAAEGLDSSWLGRPINVNSIENLKALNRRYMVHMAGEGGEYETVVLDAPFFKKRIEIVKSEIEWEGDTGSLKILDARLVDKT; encoded by the coding sequence ATGAAACTAGCAGCACTGATTTCTGGAGGCAAGGACTCGATCTTTGCCATCCACAAAGCCCTTGAAGAAGGGCACGAGGTCACCCACCTCATCAATATTATTCCCGCAAGGGACGACTCCTACATGTACCACTCAATTAATCTCCATATGGTCGAATTGATCTCTGCCGCCAGTGAAATCCCGCTGATCCAGCAGGAGTCCAGCGGTATTAAGGAACTTGAGCTGGATGACCTCACTCTTGCCCTGAAGAGGGTAAATGTGGATGGGGTGTCTGTAGGCGCGATTGAGTCTCAGTACCAGGCAAGCAGGGTGCAGAAGATCTGCGATTCCCTCGGGCTTGAAGTCTATGCCCCTCTCTGGCACAGAGACCCCGAAGAACTCCTGAACGAGATGGCAAAAGTTCTTGATATAAGGATTGTCCGGGTTGCAGCCGAGGGGCTTGACAGCTCCTGGCTTGGTCGCCCTATTAATGTGAATTCAATTGAAAACCTCAAAGCCCTGAACCGTAGGTACATGGTCCACATGGCAGGGGAAGGAGGCGAATACGAAACCGTAGTCCTTGATGCGCCTTTCTTCAAAAAGCGTATAGAAATCGTGAAAAGTGAAATCGAGTGGGAAGGCGATACAGGCTCTTTAAAGATCCTGGATGCAAGACTGGTTGATAAGACCTGA
- a CDS encoding 5-(carboxyamino)imidazole ribonucleotide mutase has product MVDISMIMGSESDRSIANRAVAVLEKSKYTYEVMVISAHRNPDELDSYISDSDAKVFITIAGLSAALPGVVASRTKKPVIGVPVSAKLGGLDALLSIAQMPPGVPVGSVGIDNGANGAYLALRILDLIENP; this is encoded by the coding sequence ATGGTCGATATCTCAATGATTATGGGCTCTGAGTCCGACAGATCAATCGCCAACCGCGCGGTAGCCGTACTTGAAAAGAGCAAATACACATATGAAGTAATGGTTATCTCTGCTCACAGAAATCCTGACGAACTTGATAGCTATATTTCAGATTCGGATGCGAAAGTTTTTATCACTATAGCCGGTCTGTCGGCAGCTCTCCCGGGGGTTGTTGCTTCCAGGACAAAAAAACCTGTAATAGGCGTACCTGTAAGCGCAAAACTCGGCGGGCTTGATGCCCTTCTCTCAATAGCCCAGATGCCCCCCGGGGTACCTGTCGGAAGCGTAGGAATTGACAATGGAGCGAATGGCGCATATCTTGCCCTGAGAATTCTGGATTTAATCGAAAACCCTTAA
- a CDS encoding glutaredoxin family protein, with translation MAKVTLIHATWCTACPAARRFWKDLKTEYDFEYEEIDVETPEGQALIEQHGIVGVPTTLIDGEPVFTGLPKKADAIARITRK, from the coding sequence ATGGCAAAGGTTACGCTAATTCACGCCACCTGGTGCACGGCATGTCCGGCAGCACGCAGGTTCTGGAAAGACCTTAAAACGGAATACGATTTTGAGTATGAAGAGATTGACGTCGAAACCCCTGAAGGCCAGGCTCTTATTGAGCAGCACGGCATAGTCGGCGTCCCTACAACTCTAATCGACGGAGAGCCTGTATTTACGGGTCTTCCTAAAAAAGCCGATGCTATAGCCCGCATTACCCGAAAGTAA